From the genome of Argentina anserina chromosome 4, drPotAnse1.1, whole genome shotgun sequence, one region includes:
- the LOC126792394 gene encoding putative disease resistance RPP13-like protein 1, giving the protein MAEIASLVLSTGITSGILQVVIDRVSKFVEQKNNLLTGVDDNLRKLKRTLTDIQARVDDLDKKGHCINKAAADLLEHLQYGFLDAEDLLDKIDLGLGRLACLEVEVSSRNQKIGVDCARRGGKCSVIAIVGIGGIGKTTLAQLVYNDADVDKKFDLKMWVFVSLDYGLYMITKSVLESATGGKDSHLFSLNCVQIELQKILKGKRFLLVLDGVCDENLSDWDQFRLPFGGAKKGSKIMMTTRSEISASIVASTSYRLDPLCC; this is encoded by the exons ATGGCGGAGATAGCATCCCTTGTACTATCGACCGGCATTACGTCGGGAATTCTGCAGGTTGTTATTGACAGAGTCTCGAAATTCGTTGAGCAAAAGAATAACTTGCTCACTGGAGTCGACGACAATCTGAGGAAGTTGAAGAGGACCCTGACGGACATTCAAGCTCGTGTCGACGATTTAGACAAGAAGGGACATTGCATCAACAAGGCAGCGGCAGATTTGCTTGAGCATCTCCAGTATGGTTTTTTGGATGCTGAAGATTTGCTGGACAAGATTGACTTGGGACTTGGAAGATTGGCTTGTTTGGAAGTGGAGGTCAGCAGTCGGA ATCAAAAAATTGGTGTTGACTGTGCAAGAAGAGGGGGCAAATGTTCTGTAATTGCTATAGTGGGGATTGGTGGGATTGGGAAAAcaacacttgcacaactcgtCTACAATGATGCAGATGTGGATAAGAAATTTGATTTGAAAATGTGGGTGTTTGTTTCTTTAGACTATGGCCTGTACATGATAACAAAATCTGTTCTCGAGTCGGCTACTGGGGGAAAGGATTCTCATCTGTTTAGTTTGAATTGTGTTCAGATTGAATTACAGAAAATATTGAAGGGGAAGAGGTTTTTGCTTGTACTAGATGGTGTCTGTGATGAGAACCTTAGTGATTGGGATCAATTCAGGTTGCCATTTGGGGGTGCAAAGAAGGGGAGCAAGATTATGATGACTACCCGAAGTGAAATCTCTGCCTCAATTGTTGCCTCTACATCTTATCGTTTGGATCCTCTGTGTTGTTGA